In the Xiphophorus hellerii strain 12219 unplaced genomic scaffold, Xiphophorus_hellerii-4.1 PGA_scaffold_70__1_contigs__length_49999, whole genome shotgun sequence genome, ATTGGGCTCCTATTCTATAACTTAAGTTTATTTCCCCCTAtgtgccaagaaaaaaaaaatcagaatgttGAAAAACTAAACTGACACTTACAGATACAACCCAGCTAAATACTAAGTCTTTAAAACGTTTCTTCCAATAAAGTATCACCATTAGAATTAAACAGCCAAGTTGTGTTGAACAAAATGTCGCCCCAAAGCCACCTTAATGTTGCAAAAACTCCCTTTTGACATCTAATACAAATGTTtcaagccttaaaataaatctcttagGATAATCTCACGTTGGGACTTAAAGCATGAATTGattgaagagaaaaataattaaaggttATAATTTTCAACTTGAGTTCAGACTGTTGACCAGGGCTTCATAAAGTGTCTGTTAACCATTAAAGTCTAATTTTCTCACCTGGGCACAGCAGATGAAGACCACTGACAGAGTGAGGAGGAAGGCAGAGGACACAATGACGTCCACTGAGCGCTGAGGACCTCGTCTCTGCAAATTCATTCAGATTTGAATCACGTCTTCCAATAAAACCTCTGTCAGATCATGAATATGTATTATTAGTCGTGTACCTTGAGGTAGGAGCGCAGCGACAGCCACATCTTAATGTTCTGAACTTTCTTCAGTCTAAAATGTGGGACTTCAGACTTCCTGGCTCTGCGGGCCGACGTCAGGTGACCAAACAGTTTGGCGAACAGCAGCCTCTGAAATCCAGAGATCAGAGGAGCTACAAACACCTGCTGGTTTTATGGGAAATTATGCAGGATTTCATTATCTTACCTGTTTGTAGGTCCTCTCTGCTACGCtgagcaggaagaagaagagcCATATAAGGCAAACACGCACCAGAAAGCTGAGTGTTACCATGGTGATCACCAAGGCATCAGATTCAGAGCCTCCCCCCAAAACTACAGAGAGTATCTCATTGGCTGAAAGCGTGGTGAACTGATCCAGGTCGCAGTATTGGATCAACCTGTGGAGGGAGGAAATGTGGAAATCAGGAAAGTTTCCAACATGAAATGATTTTAGGAACATTGGAGTTTGCTGTACCTGTAGACAAACGGTGTGAGTCCAAGTGTGACTGAGACCAGGTTCCCAAACACCTGGTAGCCAATACCAGGAGTGTAGAGGTTCACCTGAACACAGAGAGGAACGTCAGCGTGGTTGACTCAATAAAACGTTAATTTCCTTCCACAGGTACTCAAATTGCCGCTCACTCTGTTCATGATCATTCCACTGATCTCTAGGACGGACATGTCGGCCTTCTTGCACTCGTTTCCCTC is a window encoding:
- the LOC116716562 gene encoding putative homeodomain transcription factor 2, encoding MSVLEISGMIMNRVNLYTPGIGYQVFGNLVSVTLGLTPFVYRLIQYCDLDQFTTLSANEILSVVLGGGSESDALVITMVTLSFLVRVCLIWLFFFLLSVAERTYKQRLLFAKLFGHLTSARRARKSEVPHFRLKKVQNIKMWLSLRSYLKRRGPQRSVDVIVSSAFLLTLSVVFICCAQLLHVHETFLEYHYNWELVIWCTSLSLFLLRFVTLGSETSKKYSNTSILLTEQINLYLKMEKKPNKKEELTLVNNVLKLATKLLKELDTPFRLYGLTMNPLLYNITQVVILSAVSGVISDLLGFNLKLWKIKS